The Geminocystis sp. NIES-3708 genomic sequence GCTTGTCCATTTGTCATCCAATCAGGGAGATTTGCTAATTTTTGTCTGATTTCTAATTCGTTTAAAACCATATTTTTATTAATAATATCTTTTTTCTCTATCATAATGTTTTGTGCAATGTATTTTTCTAGTATTATATTTTCAATAAACATTTTTATGCTTTGGTAATTATAAGTTTAAATATTTAATAGGCAATGAAAAAGGAAATTTTTCTTTTATTTATTGAGTTAAATTAGGACGAATAATTTTTGTGACATTATGATCATAATCAATATTTATCACCAAATCAGTTAACCAAGAATTTTTGATCATCGGTTGAATATAAATTTGTGGGTGTAATGCTTTCCAAAAATAATGCACAAACTGCTCTATTTGTTCATCATTCATTCCTGCTTTACCTTGATTTATCATTTTATGTTCAGCTATTTTCCGCCATTGTAAACTGAATCGATAATCTTCAGGATTTAATATCATTAGATAATCGAGTATTTCCCATAACGGCAAATATTCTTTGAGTCTTTGATTACAATCGAGGGCAAATTTCTGGTCTTCTTTCGTGATAATAGGATAAGGAGGATAAATAAATTTTTCTTCTGCTACAGGTTGCACTCCAACAAACCAACCTTCTAAGATGATTATATCTATTTGACTTCTTCTTTTTTGTCCTATATAATTAGTTAACAATTCATTTTCAATGCGATCGCCCGAACCACTATAAAGAGATTTATCAAAACGGGGAATCTCCACAGGATAATAGCCATGACGAAGTTGATTTAAAACTTTAATACCCAATTCTACATCATGAGTACCAGGAGGTCCTCGCCAAATTAAACGAGAATCAATTTTAAGAAGTTTTTGTCTTTCTTCATAGGTTTTATATAAATCATCAAGGGAAATTCCCACACTAGAGATATTAAGACACTGCCATATAACAGGTAATATTTGTGTCAAAGTACTTTTTCCTGTACCTTGTCCTCCTAAAATACCTATAGTGAAAGGATAATTTTGTTGTTTTCTTTTCTTGGCTAACTCTAAGGCTAAAGGAATCCAAAAATACCAAAGATGATTGAGATAACTAGATTTATGAATAAGTTGTACATCATTAAATAATAGTTTTACATGGTGATAGACAAGTATTAAAATGTCAAGTTTACTTTGTAAAAAATCATAATTTTGTTTGAATTTTAATGGATATTTATTATTAATTGCATCATCATCATATAATAGCTTTAGGTCTAATGATGATAAGTGATGATTTTCAATAAAATTAGATAAAATGTCTATAATTGATAATTGTGTCATCTAAAAAATAATTAATATTTTCGTTAATTGTTTATTCAATTTTTAATTATTCTACTCATTTTTTTTAGTAAAACTCTTGGTAGTAAAGGTTTTAATAAATACTCATCAATACCAGAAT encodes the following:
- a CDS encoding glycerate kinase, with amino-acid sequence MTQLSIIDILSNFIENHHLSSLDLKLLYDDDAINNKYPLKFKQNYDFLQSKLDILILVYHHVKLLFNDVQLIHKSSYLNHLWYFWIPLALELAKKRKQQNYPFTIGILGGQGTGKSTLTQILPVIWQCLNISSVGISLDDLYKTYEERQKLLKIDSRLIWRGPPGTHDVELGIKVLNQLRHGYYPVEIPRFDKSLYSGSGDRIENELLTNYIGQKRRSQIDIIILEGWFVGVQPVAEEKFIYPPYPIITKEDQKFALDCNQRLKEYLPLWEILDYLMILNPEDYRFSLQWRKIAEHKMINQGKAGMNDEQIEQFVHYFWKALHPQIYIQPMIKNSWLTDLVINIDYDHNVTKIIRPNLTQ